A single region of the Anaerolineales bacterium genome encodes:
- a CDS encoding cation:proton antiporter has protein sequence MPHDLALFATITMAVLTAFIGGYVARRLGLPALVGYLVAGLIIGPFTPGFVGDASAISQLAEMGVIFMMFGVGLHFSLKDLWSVRHIAIPGAVLQTLASTFLGVILTQLWGWSMNASLVLGLSISIASTVVLLRGLADSGLLNTSHGKVAIGWLVFEDLATVAILVLMPALLGSTDNVLASVGLVILKTGLFIVIMLFAGARFMPWILTRIAHTRSRELFILAVVALALGTAFAAAELFGVSLALGAFLAGVVVSESKTSHQVGAEIIPFRDVFTVLFFVSVGMLVNPTSVVANIGPILTLTILIVVGKGIVTLLLSFILPASGRTLIVVAAGLSQIGEFSFIVGQTGVSLGILTRDQYGFILAGALLSIVVNPLMFRAIPTIERILQQIPILWNRMEKGGPTPLLGHKGLTGHVVIVGYGRVGTHIGRVLEHLKLPYLVVEQDVEHAEKMQQAGIQILFGDAANSEVITHAGLDHASALIVTVPDEAAAELVVAAAHAMAPTLPIIARAGTESGIERLSKHGARHVIHPELEGGLEIVRHTLMILDYPMTQIQHYVDAVRQDAYKAIRPDHESHPVLDQLISAVRGVEIDWQIVSANSPILGKNLAETNLRANVGASVIALIRDKKVLPNPKSNMVFMQGDMVGFIGTAEELVSAAKIINPPVEDQ, from the coding sequence ATGCCTCATGATCTTGCCCTGTTTGCCACAATTACGATGGCTGTACTTACCGCCTTTATTGGTGGATATGTCGCGAGAAGACTTGGTCTGCCTGCCCTAGTAGGGTATCTCGTGGCAGGATTGATCATTGGACCCTTTACTCCAGGCTTTGTTGGAGATGCCAGCGCCATCAGCCAGCTGGCTGAAATGGGTGTCATCTTTATGATGTTTGGGGTTGGTCTTCATTTTTCGCTGAAAGATTTATGGAGTGTGCGACACATTGCCATTCCGGGAGCTGTGTTACAAACGCTGGCATCCACATTCCTTGGCGTTATCCTTACCCAACTTTGGGGATGGTCGATGAACGCCAGCCTTGTTCTTGGATTATCCATCTCGATTGCTAGCACCGTTGTCCTTTTACGAGGATTAGCCGATAGCGGCTTGCTAAATACATCTCATGGTAAAGTAGCCATTGGGTGGCTTGTGTTTGAAGATTTGGCAACAGTTGCTATCTTGGTACTCATGCCTGCCTTGCTAGGTAGCACAGATAACGTGCTAGCAAGCGTTGGACTGGTCATTCTCAAAACAGGTTTATTTATTGTGATCATGCTTTTTGCCGGGGCACGCTTTATGCCATGGATACTTACACGTATTGCCCATACACGGTCTCGTGAATTGTTCATCCTTGCCGTCGTAGCGCTCGCACTTGGAACAGCATTTGCCGCAGCCGAACTTTTCGGTGTGTCACTAGCACTGGGCGCTTTTTTGGCAGGGGTGGTCGTTAGCGAATCAAAGACTAGCCATCAGGTAGGTGCGGAGATAATCCCTTTCCGCGACGTTTTTACTGTCCTTTTCTTTGTTTCGGTTGGAATGCTGGTTAATCCGACATCAGTTGTCGCAAACATTGGACCAATTCTTACTCTCACCATCTTAATTGTTGTTGGCAAAGGAATTGTGACCCTCCTTCTGAGTTTTATTCTGCCTGCTTCGGGGCGCACCTTAATTGTGGTAGCAGCGGGATTGAGTCAAATTGGTGAATTTTCATTTATTGTGGGGCAAACTGGCGTTTCGCTTGGTATTCTAACCCGCGATCAGTATGGGTTCATCTTGGCTGGCGCGCTGCTTTCCATTGTCGTTAACCCGCTCATGTTTCGGGCTATTCCAACGATTGAACGCATCCTTCAGCAGATACCAATTCTTTGGAATCGGATGGAAAAAGGTGGACCTACCCCCCTTTTAGGGCATAAAGGCTTAACCGGACATGTTGTGATTGTCGGGTATGGTCGTGTTGGTACGCATATTGGCCGCGTGCTTGAGCATCTGAAATTACCCTACCTAGTGGTTGAACAGGATGTTGAACATGCAGAAAAGATGCAGCAGGCAGGCATTCAGATCCTCTTTGGCGATGCCGCCAACTCGGAAGTCATTACCCATGCCGGGTTGGATCACGCCAGTGCATTAATCGTTACTGTTCCAGATGAGGCCGCCGCAGAACTTGTTGTCGCCGCTGCTCATGCTATGGCTCCTACACTGCCAATTATTGCTAGAGCAGGGACAGAATCAGGTATTGAACGGCTATCAAAGCACGGGGCACGTCATGTGATTCATCCTGAGCTTGAAGGCGGGTTGGAGATTGTACGTCACACCTTGATGATCTTGGATTATCCAATGACTCAAATTCAACATTACGTTGATGCTGTCCGTCAGGATGCCTATAAAGCTATACGCCCAGATCACGAAAGCCATCCTGTCCTTGATCAGCTTATCTCAGCTGTAAGAGGAGTGGAAATTGACTGGCAAATTGTGTCAGCCAATAGCCCGATTCTTGGTAAAAACCTGGCGGAAACTAACCTGCGAGCGAATGTTGGCGCGTCAGTGATTGCACTAATACGAGATAAGAAGGTACTGCCGAATCCAAAATCCAACATGGTATTTATGCAAGGCGATATGGTAGGCTTCATTGGAACTGCTGAAGAACTGGTCTCGGCAGCAAAAATCATCAATCCGCCTGTCGAAGATCAGTAA
- a CDS encoding LacI family DNA-binding transcriptional regulator, protein MNGRKRLNLEDIAEKAGVSRSTVSRVVNNDPNVNEKTRAHVLMIIERERYTPNPAARIMVTKRTNVIGVVFPHTFQQFFNDPYYFPALLDGVNSTAHKQDYGMLLWVRHGGEDEGIFYRRILQNRLMDGVLIASATTDTHLIQQLLDTNTPLAMVERPIAYEDRINYVTIDNGVAMHKVVAHLVKRGRRRIGVLAGAMDNMDGKERLVGFFEALKEHGLPYDPDLVAYGEFSRTRAREATRHLLRRPGVRDRMDALVSCSDIMALGAYEAFEEAGVNIPEEIAVVGFDDLPTATQLKPMLTTIRQPIRQKGESATRMLIEQIETGRAERHHDILSTELIVRDSCGKRRTAKH, encoded by the coding sequence ATGAACGGGCGAAAGCGGCTTAATCTAGAGGATATAGCGGAAAAAGCGGGCGTTTCCCGATCTACGGTATCGCGTGTCGTGAATAATGACCCGAACGTGAACGAGAAAACCCGCGCCCATGTCCTCATGATTATTGAGCGCGAACGGTATACTCCAAATCCCGCAGCGCGGATCATGGTCACCAAACGCACGAATGTGATCGGCGTTGTATTCCCCCACACCTTTCAGCAGTTCTTCAACGATCCTTACTACTTCCCTGCCTTGTTGGATGGGGTGAACAGCACCGCTCATAAGCAAGATTATGGGATGCTGCTGTGGGTGCGTCACGGTGGCGAGGATGAGGGGATTTTCTACCGGCGCATCCTCCAAAATCGGTTGATGGATGGCGTGTTGATCGCCTCAGCGACAACCGATACACACCTCATTCAACAACTCTTGGATACGAACACCCCCTTAGCGATGGTCGAACGCCCCATTGCCTATGAAGACCGCATCAACTACGTGACGATAGATAACGGCGTGGCGATGCACAAAGTGGTCGCCCATCTGGTAAAACGTGGGCGGCGGCGGATTGGTGTCCTTGCCGGGGCGATGGACAACATGGACGGCAAAGAACGCCTTGTTGGGTTCTTCGAGGCGCTCAAAGAGCATGGCTTGCCCTACGACCCCGATCTGGTGGCGTATGGTGAGTTTAGCCGGACCCGCGCACGGGAGGCAACCCGCCACCTCTTGCGCCGTCCGGGGGTGCGAGATCGGATGGATGCGCTTGTTTCTTGCAGCGACATTATGGCACTTGGTGCTTACGAAGCCTTTGAAGAAGCGGGTGTGAATATTCCCGAAGAAATCGCCGTTGTTGGCTTTGACGATCTGCCAACGGCAACACAACTCAAACCCATGCTGACGACCATCCGGCAGCCAATCCGCCAAAAGGGGGAGAGCGCTACGCGAATGCTCATTGAGCAAATTGAGACGGGGCGGGCAGAGCGCCACCACGACATACTTTCTACCGAACTGATTGTTCGTGATTCATGCGGGAAACGCCGCACAGCAAAACACTAA
- a CDS encoding SMI1/KNR4 family protein — translation MENDFDRVIEKFNMLRQINKVEFQPVSEEIVTGFENRWNIILPENYRRLLLSVGYVKLLNDGYSLLLSLDEVVEDAVSYFSDTPIPNDLFSAPFPFTTAWLGKDKFDDEADYLEQVRQKIGTVRGALTLCSGGCTTRYILVVSGTERGNVWWDDRWDCFSVAPEPFTPQGSDEHDRAIPIEPGNRVTFYQWIEGYVDHWLAS, via the coding sequence ATGGAAAATGATTTTGATCGAGTCATTGAAAAATTTAACATGCTTCGCCAAATCAATAAGGTCGAGTTTCAGCCGGTATCAGAAGAAATCGTAACAGGTTTCGAGAATCGCTGGAATATTATCCTGCCAGAGAACTATCGTCGGCTCTTGCTCAGCGTGGGGTATGTCAAGCTGCTAAATGATGGTTATTCGCTTCTGCTCTCGCTCGATGAGGTAGTTGAAGACGCGGTTAGTTACTTTTCTGATACTCCTATTCCCAATGATCTGTTTTCTGCGCCATTTCCATTTACGACGGCTTGGCTTGGCAAAGATAAATTTGACGACGAAGCCGACTATCTGGAACAGGTGCGCCAGAAAATAGGGACAGTTCGCGGGGCACTGACACTGTGTTCGGGCGGTTGTACGACTCGTTACATCCTAGTCGTATCCGGCACTGAACGCGGTAATGTCTGGTGGGATGATCGGTGGGACTGTTTTTCAGTTGCACCAGAGCCATTTACCCCACAGGGGAGTGATGAACATGATCGTGCTATCCCCATCGAACCGGGCAACCGTGTGACATTCTACCAGTGGATTGAAGGATATGTTGATCACTGGTTGGCTTCATAG
- a CDS encoding IS982 family transposase, with the protein MTSIDLETLLTIIFVLIDDWYQARGGRMMKGKVGRKPSFSDSEVMTLMVAEDYIPYPAEMQYLAFIRANYLPLFPQLLDQSQFNRRARGLRHLVEALRWEWLMELGVGQADKYLIDTKPVPVLAYKRSKARSNFRGSADDGYCASRNLHYFGYKLVLIATLDGIPVVYDLVSANTEERQAAETILDEVSNAEILGDKGFVGVEWQAQIQQRTGNTLPTPKRKNQKIQHPDGFEQLLNRVRERIEGVFHELQNTGRNLERLLAKTALGLTTRLIAKVTAHLLKYLLCLRYGIHVQTFQWSSVHAF; encoded by the coding sequence ATGACCAGTATAGACCTTGAAACGCTGTTGACCATCATCTTTGTGCTGATTGATGATTGGTATCAAGCGAGAGGAGGCAGGATGATGAAGGGGAAAGTGGGACGCAAGCCCAGTTTCAGTGACAGTGAGGTGATGACGCTGATGGTGGCAGAGGATTACATCCCCTATCCTGCTGAGATGCAATATCTGGCGTTCATCCGTGCCAATTACTTGCCCCTGTTTCCGCAGTTGCTTGACCAAAGTCAGTTTAATCGACGGGCACGGGGACTGCGGCATTTGGTGGAAGCGTTGCGTTGGGAGTGGTTGATGGAATTGGGCGTGGGACAAGCCGACAAATACTTGATTGATACCAAGCCCGTGCCGGTGTTGGCTTACAAACGGAGCAAAGCCCGCAGCAACTTTCGAGGCAGTGCAGATGACGGGTATTGCGCCAGTCGCAACTTGCACTATTTCGGCTACAAACTGGTGTTGATTGCGACGCTGGACGGTATTCCTGTCGTCTACGATCTGGTGTCCGCCAACACCGAGGAAAGACAAGCGGCTGAAACGATCCTTGATGAAGTGTCCAACGCTGAAATCTTGGGCGATAAAGGGTTTGTCGGGGTTGAGTGGCAAGCCCAAATTCAGCAGCGAACGGGCAACACTTTGCCGACCCCCAAGCGCAAGAACCAGAAAATCCAACATCCTGACGGCTTTGAGCAGTTGCTCAACCGTGTGCGTGAGCGGATTGAAGGGGTATTTCACGAACTTCAGAATACGGGACGCAACTTGGAGCGTCTGTTGGCGAAGACGGCGCTGGGCTTGACCACCCGCCTGATTGCCAAAGTCACTGCTCACTTGCTCAAATACTTGTTGTGCCTTCGCTATGGCATTCATGTCCAGACTTTTCAATGGTCATCCGTTCATGCTTTTTAA
- a CDS encoding DUF2029 domain-containing protein, producing MSRLRVWSPLAVILLAALLLRMGFVPDSGHESDLSWYSRRAWSMKQFGFFSVYRQHPTDAPPLYITVLGVIGAIHSWGETPFLADNPALIPIFKIVPIGAELGIIALAYAWLRRRAVWRWAVPSVIALCPPLILNTALWGQVDSLYVLIVVAALFALHHDKRWWVWGLFGVALTAKIQSVILLPLLVVVCFRRYGWRNALGGVIIAVLIVAAAVFPFAMGSGFDEALHPYFGAVGKYPVITVNAFNLWYVVTPHKFALPFPYDYTLDSQPLSASLPLSMNQAGLAALGVCTLLILCAVWRGAKRTDPAERREFVWAAALYMVFFTLPTQIHERYLYPGVVLSIVALVQERRLIFVAIGSIYTFTYNLVIVLGVPLLTAALWIPQASAAIAALNLCLLVEMMGIAVFPLAVPPRRSRLHRAAIPIGQGMITVNRFGILLLLSVLAGQILYRLRYPPLYW from the coding sequence GTGAGTCGCCTGCGGGTCTGGTCGCCATTGGCGGTGATTCTCCTCGCCGCGCTGCTGCTGCGGATGGGCTTTGTTCCCGACAGCGGACATGAGAGCGATCTCAGTTGGTACAGTCGGCGGGCATGGAGCATGAAGCAGTTCGGCTTTTTCAGCGTCTACCGCCAGCATCCTACCGACGCGCCGCCACTCTACATCACCGTCTTGGGGGTCATTGGCGCGATTCATTCGTGGGGAGAAACGCCCTTCCTCGCTGATAATCCGGCGCTGATTCCGATCTTCAAAATCGTCCCTATTGGGGCGGAACTTGGAATTATTGCCCTTGCTTATGCTTGGCTGCGACGGCGGGCGGTGTGGCGGTGGGCTGTTCCCTCAGTGATCGCCCTCTGCCCACCACTCATCCTCAATACAGCGCTCTGGGGACAGGTCGATTCGCTTTACGTCCTTATTGTGGTTGCCGCCCTATTCGCGCTTCACCATGATAAACGCTGGTGGGTGTGGGGACTGTTCGGCGTGGCGCTCACTGCCAAAATACAAAGCGTGATCCTTTTGCCGCTGCTCGTCGTCGTTTGCTTTCGCCGTTATGGTTGGCGAAATGCCCTCGGCGGGGTGATTATTGCCGTGCTCATCGTGGCGGCGGCGGTGTTTCCTTTTGCGATGGGCAGCGGTTTTGACGAAGCGCTCCATCCTTACTTCGGCGCGGTAGGGAAATATCCCGTGATCACCGTGAATGCCTTCAATCTATGGTATGTCGTCACCCCCCATAAATTTGCCCTGCCCTTCCCCTATGATTACACGCTTGATTCACAGCCTCTCAGTGCCTCCCTTCCGCTGAGCATGAATCAGGCGGGACTTGCTGCTTTGGGCGTCTGCACGCTCTTAATCCTGTGTGCCGTATGGCGGGGCGCGAAAAGAACAGACCCCGCTGAACGACGGGAATTCGTCTGGGCGGCGGCGCTCTACATGGTTTTTTTCACCCTTCCTACGCAAATCCATGAGCGCTATTTATATCCGGGTGTTGTCCTCAGCATAGTTGCCCTCGTGCAGGAACGGCGACTCATCTTCGTGGCAATAGGGAGTATCTATACCTTCACCTACAACCTTGTGATTGTCCTCGGCGTGCCGCTGCTTACGGCGGCGCTCTGGATACCGCAGGCGTCGGCTGCTATCGCTGCCCTTAACCTTTGCCTTCTGGTCGAAATGATGGGCATCGCCGTGTTTCCGCTGGCTGTGCCTCCTCGCCGCTCTCGGCTGCATCGGGCGGCGATCCCTATTGGACAAGGGATGATCACGGTAAACCGCTTCGGAATCCTGCTCCTGCTTAGTGTTTTGGCGGGGCAAATTCTCTACCGTCTGCGTTACCCCCCGCTCTATTGGTGA
- the pyrB gene encoding aspartate carbamoyltransferase, protein MTFASNLINVQSARLPFATHHSGHFKGQHILSVSQFSLDDLAYIFDVAEEFRLIVRRIGIMDLLKGHVLATLFYEPSTRTSSSFIAAIHRLGGTVIPISEVRYSSVSKGESLPDTIRTLESYADVIVLRHPEVGSAALAAKYARKPVINAGDGIGEHPTQALLDLFTILQERGSIDGLTVTMLGDLKYGRTVHSLAKLLSLFNVTIHYVSPGGLAMPPELVAQLREKGITQYEHRNLHDVLGQTDVLYVTRIQKERFSDPAEYERLAGSYAITPAIMGEAKPDMALMHPLPRVGEITMEVDDDPRAAYFRQMEYGLYVRMAILALVLGKA, encoded by the coding sequence ATGACCTTCGCCTCTAACCTGATCAACGTCCAATCGGCACGCCTCCCCTTTGCCACCCATCACAGCGGGCATTTTAAGGGGCAACATATTCTCTCTGTCTCCCAATTTTCGCTTGACGACCTCGCCTACATCTTTGATGTTGCCGAGGAATTTCGGCTGATTGTCCGCCGCATTGGAATCATGGATTTGCTAAAGGGGCATGTCTTGGCAACGCTCTTTTATGAGCCGTCCACGCGCACCTCGTCGTCATTCATCGCCGCCATTCACCGCCTCGGCGGGACGGTGATCCCGATCAGCGAGGTGCGGTATTCCAGTGTCTCCAAAGGCGAATCGCTGCCGGATACCATCCGTACACTGGAATCCTATGCCGATGTGATCGTCCTCCGCCATCCAGAGGTTGGCTCAGCGGCGTTAGCGGCAAAATATGCTCGCAAACCGGTGATCAACGCCGGAGATGGCATTGGCGAACACCCCACCCAAGCCCTGCTTGACCTATTCACCATTCTCCAAGAGCGGGGCAGCATTGACGGGCTGACGGTAACCATGCTTGGCGACCTGAAATATGGGCGGACGGTTCACTCGCTTGCCAAGCTGCTCAGCCTGTTCAACGTGACCATCCATTACGTCTCGCCAGGGGGCTTGGCAATGCCCCCTGAACTTGTTGCCCAACTGCGGGAGAAGGGTATCACCCAGTACGAACACCGCAATCTGCACGATGTATTGGGGCAGACCGATGTTCTCTACGTCACACGCATCCAAAAAGAGCGCTTCAGCGACCCCGCCGAGTATGAACGCCTTGCCGGAAGTTATGCCATTACGCCGGCGATTATGGGCGAGGCAAAACCGGATATGGCGCTCATGCACCCGCTCCCCCGCGTGGGCGAAATCACCATGGAGGTGGACGATGACCCCCGCGCCGCCTACTTCCGCCAGATGGAGTACGGTCTGTACGTGCGGATGGCGATCCTCGCCCTTGTCTTGGGGAAGGCGTAA
- a CDS encoding sugar ABC transporter substrate-binding protein: MSKKFFRSLLVLALVLGALPFFTARAQEVTLKLWIMPNGPDPAGAVSAEIAAFEAANPGYKVEYEILDWGSAWTRITNAAVSGEGPDVTQLGTTWVGAIDAMDALHHFTDEEIAAIGGKDNFTAASLNTVVRADTTDGAVVSLPWFTDVRAINYRADIFAELGIDPATAFADWDSFTKTLQTIKDAKLMGKDAEGKEFPIYPIAFPGKNDWNVLHNFAPWVWSAGGDLISADLKTATFNDEKSVEGVAFYASLFTSGFTPPDTLELNSAQVDGLLSSGKAAMIVSGPWNVPNSRTSIDKNGWSDPSKEGNLWPEAYAVAEIPAGPAGRYTFVGGSNLGVFKSSANLEGAVKLAQFLVSDSSQARYTQTIGMLPTAKSTLALAEFAGDKDYSVFISAVENGKSYPAIAAWGPIETIMVTNLGALWDDVAGVNGAFDAAKMIPARLAAAAEEVTKALAQ, from the coding sequence ATGTCGAAGAAGTTTTTCCGTTCGTTGCTTGTTTTGGCGCTGGTATTGGGAGCGCTCCCATTCTTTACCGCCCGCGCCCAAGAAGTCACCTTGAAATTGTGGATCATGCCCAATGGTCCCGACCCGGCGGGCGCTGTCTCTGCCGAAATCGCCGCCTTTGAAGCCGCAAACCCAGGCTATAAGGTTGAGTATGAAATCCTTGACTGGGGTTCGGCGTGGACGCGCATCACGAACGCCGCCGTGTCCGGTGAAGGTCCCGATGTGACCCAACTGGGGACAACATGGGTTGGCGCGATTGACGCGATGGACGCGCTGCACCACTTCACCGATGAAGAAATTGCGGCAATCGGCGGCAAGGATAACTTCACCGCCGCCTCGTTGAACACGGTTGTCCGTGCTGATACGACCGATGGCGCAGTGGTTTCGCTGCCATGGTTCACCGATGTGCGGGCGATCAACTACCGCGCTGACATTTTTGCCGAATTGGGCATTGATCCGGCGACGGCATTTGCCGATTGGGACAGTTTCACCAAGACGCTTCAGACCATCAAAGATGCAAAGCTGATGGGCAAGGATGCCGAGGGGAAAGAATTCCCCATCTACCCCATTGCCTTCCCTGGCAAGAATGACTGGAACGTGCTGCACAACTTCGCCCCCTGGGTGTGGAGCGCTGGCGGCGACTTGATCTCGGCTGATCTCAAGACAGCCACCTTCAATGACGAAAAGTCTGTGGAAGGCGTGGCGTTCTATGCCAGCTTGTTCACCAGCGGCTTCACCCCCCCCGACACGCTTGAACTGAACAGCGCCCAGGTGGACGGGTTGTTGAGCAGCGGCAAGGCGGCGATGATCGTCAGCGGTCCGTGGAACGTTCCGAACAGCCGTACCTCGATTGATAAGAACGGCTGGTCCGACCCCTCCAAAGAAGGCAACTTGTGGCCCGAGGCGTATGCCGTTGCGGAAATCCCCGCCGGTCCCGCTGGACGTTACACCTTCGTTGGTGGCTCGAACCTCGGTGTGTTCAAGTCCAGTGCAAATCTGGAAGGCGCTGTGAAGTTGGCGCAGTTCCTCGTCAGCGATAGCAGCCAAGCACGCTATACACAGACCATCGGTATGCTGCCGACGGCGAAATCGACCCTTGCCCTTGCCGAATTCGCTGGCGATAAGGACTACTCGGTTTTCATCAGCGCGGTAGAAAATGGTAAGAGCTACCCGGCAATCGCCGCGTGGGGCCCGATTGAAACCATCATGGTGACCAACCTCGGCGCACTGTGGGACGATGTGGCGGGTGTGAATGGCGCGTTTGACGCCGCCAAGATGATCCCGGCACGCCTTGCCGCCGCCGCTGAAGAAGTGACGAAGGCATTGGCGCAGTAG
- the pyrF gene encoding orotidine-5'-phosphate decarboxylase — protein sequence MPSLFDRLDARAQQIDSLLCVGLDPHPALLKQKVNRQDASGALAFCSEIVDQTADLALAYKPNSAFFEALGSMGIEALRALIARIRTAAPGALVILDAKRGDIASTADAYARAAFDYLDADALTVNPYLGKESITPFLNRPRRGVFVLALTSNPGAADFQHREIGAAPLYQHIAETMGAMGEDHPGQVGLVVGATDPHSAARVRQVNAEAWYLVPGVGAQGGDLSATLRATRRPDGMGVLITASRSIAEADDPRAEALRLRDAIRAVQPVQGSNTLAAAERRLALALYTTGCVKFGTFTLKSGAESPIYMDLRRLISSPPAMHEVVTALAALVRRAALPYDHLAALPYAALPIGAVLAYTIGASLIYPRREAKDYGTKAVVEGVFKAGDRALVVDDLATTGESKFEAIEKLTTAGLTVRDIIVVLDREGGARETLAKAGYTLHSLITLSHLTAILAGEGLITAAQHEAVKTYLR from the coding sequence ATGCCCTCTCTTTTTGACCGCCTAGATGCCCGCGCTCAGCAGATCGACAGCTTGCTGTGCGTGGGGCTTGATCCTCATCCTGCTCTGCTTAAACAGAAGGTGAATCGTCAGGATGCATCGGGGGCACTCGCCTTTTGCAGTGAAATTGTCGACCAGACTGCCGATCTCGCCCTTGCCTATAAACCAAACAGCGCTTTTTTCGAGGCACTGGGAAGCATGGGCATTGAGGCACTTCGGGCGCTGATCGCCCGCATTCGGACGGCGGCGCCGGGGGCGTTGGTCATCCTTGATGCGAAACGGGGCGATATAGCCAGCACAGCGGATGCCTATGCCCGTGCCGCCTTTGATTACCTTGATGCTGATGCACTGACGGTGAATCCCTATTTGGGAAAGGAATCGATCACACCCTTCTTAAATCGTCCCAGACGAGGTGTGTTCGTCCTTGCGCTCACCTCCAACCCCGGCGCCGCTGATTTTCAACACCGCGAGATTGGCGCTGCCCCGCTCTATCAGCATATTGCGGAAACGATGGGCGCTATGGGAGAGGATCACCCCGGACAGGTGGGGTTGGTCGTCGGGGCAACCGACCCCCACTCCGCAGCAAGGGTGCGGCAGGTGAACGCTGAGGCGTGGTATCTTGTCCCTGGGGTGGGGGCGCAAGGTGGCGACCTGAGCGCCACACTGCGGGCGACGCGCCGACCAGACGGAATGGGTGTCCTCATCACTGCCTCGCGTTCGATTGCCGAAGCGGACGATCCCCGCGCCGAAGCGCTCCGTCTGCGGGATGCGATCCGCGCCGTTCAGCCCGTACAAGGCAGTAACACGCTTGCCGCTGCTGAGCGGCGTTTGGCGCTGGCGCTTTACACCACAGGCTGTGTAAAGTTTGGGACGTTCACCTTAAAATCTGGCGCGGAATCCCCCATCTACATGGACTTACGCCGCCTGATTAGTTCGCCCCCCGCCATGCATGAGGTGGTGACAGCCCTTGCCGCGCTGGTGAGGCGGGCAGCGCTCCCCTATGATCACCTTGCCGCCCTTCCTTACGCCGCGTTACCCATTGGGGCTGTGTTGGCTTACACCATCGGCGCATCGCTCATCTACCCGCGCCGCGAGGCAAAAGACTACGGGACAAAGGCTGTGGTGGAGGGGGTTTTCAAAGCGGGCGATAGGGCGCTTGTTGTTGACGATCTCGCCACGACGGGGGAGAGCAAATTTGAGGCGATTGAGAAGTTGACTACGGCAGGGCTGACCGTCAGGGATATTATTGTCGTGTTGGATCGGGAGGGCGGCGCACGAGAAACGCTGGCAAAGGCGGGCTATACCCTCCACAGCCTGATCACCCTTTCCCACCTGACGGCGATTTTAGCGGGGGAGGGGCTGATCACAGCGGCACAACACGAGGCGGTAAAGACATATCTGCGCTAA
- a CDS encoding sulfite exporter TauE/SafE family protein, whose amino-acid sequence MTFLQAILLFLAAVIAGGMNSIAGGGSFLLFPTIRFLGGTIPSLNANATNTVALWPGSMVSIAPYRKELAKQDRGRVLGLMAVSLIGGILGAILLRATPATIFDKILPFLLLVATLLFTFSKRITQFVNRLFKRPLIGEDNRPSPAAIVIQLVIATYGGYFGGGIGVLMLTLLSLMGMTNIHSMNALKVLLASLINGVAVVIFVLSGLVYWDIALITIAGAVLGGYGGASLALRLDPQIARRIVIAIAFFVTILFFIRTYAA is encoded by the coding sequence ATGACCTTCTTGCAAGCTATTCTCCTTTTCCTTGCGGCAGTCATTGCCGGAGGGATGAACTCCATCGCCGGAGGGGGGAGTTTCCTTCTTTTTCCAACCATTCGTTTTTTGGGGGGGACTATCCCCTCGCTCAATGCGAATGCCACGAATACTGTTGCCCTGTGGCCCGGCTCGATGGTGAGCATTGCTCCTTACCGCAAGGAACTTGCCAAACAAGATCGGGGGCGCGTCCTCGGCTTGATGGCGGTCAGCTTGATTGGCGGCATTCTAGGGGCGATTTTGCTGCGGGCAACGCCGGCGACAATCTTTGATAAGATTTTGCCCTTCTTGCTGCTGGTGGCAACGCTTCTGTTCACCTTCAGCAAACGGATCACTCAGTTTGTAAATCGGCTGTTCAAGCGCCCGCTGATCGGGGAGGATAACCGCCCCTCGCCCGCTGCCATTGTGATCCAACTGGTAATCGCCACCTATGGCGGCTATTTCGGCGGCGGAATTGGTGTTCTCATGCTTACGCTGCTCTCGCTGATGGGCATGACGAACATCCATAGCATGAACGCCCTGAAGGTGCTGCTGGCGAGTTTGATCAATGGCGTGGCGGTGGTTATTTTTGTCCTCTCTGGCTTGGTCTATTGGGATATTGCCCTGATCACCATCGCCGGGGCAGTTCTCGGCGGCTATGGCGGCGCATCGCTGGCGCTGCGTCTCGATCCACAGATCGCCCGCCGGATTGTGATCGCCATCGCCTTTTTCGTCACGATCCTCTTTTTCATTCGCACCTACGCCGCGTGA